A region of bacterium DNA encodes the following proteins:
- a CDS encoding DUF59 domain-containing protein, with amino-acid sequence MGILLAVLAVVALAVVVVRLWRRVAEMERRLTEVRRLERAVDDVRGVLDRGLAVTRAHLADVAAGRSVPPTLIERGDPIRDVEAAPALVLWEQHPDLFVLDVRTPAEYASGHIPRSRLVPLDEIEDRLNELPSRETPLLVTCAAGGRSASACAILADRGYTRLLNLAGGMHAWTGPRERAADAPPPAPAPANTGTSVQYRGGPVVADQVIAAIRQCFDPEIPLNVYDLGLIYDVDIDEAAIAIKMTLTSEGCPSARQIPEDVKQKVAALGQPNVRVDVVFDPPWHPVRISAEGKEKLGLS; translated from the coding sequence ATGGGGATCCTGCTTGCGGTGCTCGCCGTCGTCGCGTTGGCGGTGGTGGTCGTGCGTCTGTGGCGCCGCGTCGCGGAGATGGAACGCCGGCTGACGGAGGTCCGGCGGCTGGAGCGCGCGGTGGACGACGTCCGCGGGGTGCTCGATCGCGGGCTCGCGGTGACTCGTGCGCATCTGGCCGACGTGGCGGCGGGCCGCTCGGTGCCGCCGACGCTCATCGAGCGCGGCGATCCGATCCGCGACGTCGAGGCGGCGCCGGCCCTGGTCCTCTGGGAGCAGCATCCCGATCTCTTCGTGCTCGACGTGCGTACGCCCGCCGAGTACGCGAGCGGCCACATCCCGCGCTCGCGGCTCGTACCGCTCGACGAGATCGAGGACCGGTTGAACGAGCTGCCGTCGCGCGAGACGCCGCTGCTGGTCACCTGCGCGGCGGGCGGGCGAAGCGCATCGGCGTGCGCGATCCTCGCCGACCGCGGCTACACGCGTCTTCTCAATCTCGCGGGCGGCATGCACGCGTGGACGGGACCGCGCGAGCGCGCGGCCGACGCCCCGCCACCCGCGCCGGCGCCCGCGAACACCGGGACGAGCGTGCAGTACCGGGGCGGGCCGGTCGTCGCCGATCAGGTGATCGCGGCCATCCGCCAGTGCTTCGATCCCGAGATCCCGCTGAACGTGTACGACCTCGGGCTCATCTACGACGTCGACATCGACGAGGCCGCGATCGCCATCAAGATGACGCTCACCTCCGAGGGCTGCCCGTCGGCGCGCCAGATTCCCGAGGACGTGAAGCAGAAGGTCGCGGCGCTGGGACAGCCCAACGTCCGGGTCGACGTGGTGTTCGATCCGCCCTGGCACCCGGTGCGCATCAGCGCCGAGGGCAAAGAGAAGCTCGGGTTGTCCTGA
- a CDS encoding TVP38/TMEM64 family protein — protein MSPPLRLALAVLLVAAACIAVAHVAPPAWLSVDGMRRAVEAAGVLGPLVFLGVFVAGFFIPGPEILFAALGGILFGGLPGFVYAYVASLIGTTTTFFLVRYTAQEYAQRALRDRFEWIRALDERLVHRGVLTVTGLRLLLFLSPPLNWALGATRVRTSHYVFGTAIGIVPGLAAAVYFGDVLGATGSVSDVLRPGVVLPAAAALLLVATVAVAAHRLRAGRSGRA, from the coding sequence ATGTCCCCGCCGCTCCGCCTCGCGCTCGCCGTCCTGCTGGTCGCCGCCGCCTGCATCGCCGTCGCCCATGTCGCGCCGCCGGCGTGGCTCAGCGTCGACGGCATGCGGCGCGCCGTCGAGGCGGCGGGGGTGCTCGGGCCGCTCGTGTTCCTCGGCGTCTTCGTCGCGGGGTTCTTCATCCCCGGCCCGGAGATACTGTTCGCGGCGCTCGGCGGCATCCTGTTCGGCGGCCTCCCGGGGTTCGTCTATGCATACGTCGCGAGCCTGATCGGCACGACGACCACGTTTTTCCTCGTGCGCTACACCGCGCAGGAGTATGCGCAGCGGGCGCTGCGCGACCGCTTCGAGTGGATCCGCGCGCTCGACGAGCGCCTCGTCCATCGCGGGGTGCTGACGGTCACCGGCCTGCGCCTGCTGCTCTTCCTCTCGCCGCCGCTCAACTGGGCCCTCGGCGCGACGCGCGTGCGCACGAGCCACTACGTCTTCGGTACCGCGATCGGGATCGTTCCCGGGCTGGCGGCGGCGGTGTACTTCGGCGACGTGCTCGGCGCCACCGGCTCGGTCTCGGATGTGCTACGCCCCGGCGTCGTCCTGCCCGCTGCGGCGGCGCTGCTCCTGGTCGCGACCGTCGCCGTCGCGGCGCATCGCCTGCGCGCCGGTCGCTCAGGTCGCGCCTGA
- a CDS encoding glycosyltransferase family 39 protein, with protein sequence MPTRVVVAIALASLALAALVLLPGLGTPPPWDPDEGRHAEIARELAVATPPGGWLLPTLDGTPYRRKPVLYYWLAAAALTTGGVEIGMARLPSTLAAIAIVAITGACGAAWWGPLAGMSAATVLTTAAGFALVARLASPDMTFALWITFGVVALRAGLRALPRRTALVPAALAAGLGTLTKGFAAPLVIALVAVVEAALTRRLALLHARPLLVAGGAVLASTLPWMVAVAVLDPPYLPQLVLREHVQRFFAPTTSLHPRSALLYLPVLLVGFLPWSLLLPAALRAARPLGADAPARFCAAWATIVVALFSLSSGKQAIYVLPALPPLALLVGRALAGWLSDARGLPPLAQLGLGLAALGCIVAPPIALVAATWTYDGRLAPAAWLAWGAIPAGILVLWLLTRRRDAAALAALALAMAAGLHVFHTVALPRLADVVSMAPLAAAARAHVPPDANVPIVAYEIRAASLSFALERPVRHLHRPRQIARLRVRHPLVLVATTRRHRDVLDRAGPWYVWWEGPRRLLLGSVPRPTAAPGTP encoded by the coding sequence GTGCCCACGCGCGTCGTCGTCGCCATCGCGCTCGCGAGCCTGGCGCTGGCAGCGCTGGTGCTGCTGCCGGGACTCGGGACGCCGCCGCCCTGGGATCCCGACGAGGGACGGCACGCCGAGATCGCACGCGAGCTCGCGGTGGCGACGCCGCCCGGCGGCTGGCTGCTGCCGACGCTCGACGGCACGCCCTACCGCCGCAAGCCCGTCCTCTACTACTGGCTGGCCGCCGCCGCCCTGACGACCGGCGGCGTCGAGATCGGGATGGCGCGGCTGCCGTCGACACTCGCCGCGATCGCGATCGTCGCGATCACCGGCGCCTGCGGCGCCGCCTGGTGGGGTCCGCTCGCAGGCATGAGCGCGGCGACGGTGCTCACGACTGCGGCAGGATTCGCGCTCGTCGCACGGCTCGCGTCTCCCGACATGACGTTCGCCCTGTGGATCACCTTTGGCGTGGTCGCACTCCGTGCCGGCCTCCGGGCACTGCCGCGCCGCACGGCCCTGGTTCCCGCGGCGCTGGCGGCGGGGCTCGGCACGCTGACGAAGGGCTTCGCCGCTCCCCTCGTCATCGCCCTCGTCGCGGTCGTCGAAGCGGCGCTCACCCGGCGCCTGGCTCTGCTGCACGCGCGCCCGCTGCTGGTCGCCGGCGGCGCCGTCCTCGCGTCGACGCTGCCCTGGATGGTCGCGGTCGCCGTGCTCGACCCGCCCTACCTGCCGCAGCTCGTGCTGCGCGAGCACGTGCAGCGATTCTTCGCCCCCACGACGTCGCTGCACCCGCGCAGCGCCCTCCTCTACCTGCCGGTCCTGCTGGTGGGCTTCCTGCCGTGGAGCCTGCTCCTGCCGGCGGCCCTGCGTGCGGCGCGTCCGCTCGGCGCCGATGCGCCCGCGCGCTTCTGCGCCGCGTGGGCGACGATCGTGGTCGCGCTCTTCAGCCTGTCGTCGGGCAAGCAGGCGATCTACGTGCTGCCGGCGCTGCCGCCGCTCGCCCTCCTCGTCGGCCGCGCGCTCGCCGGCTGGCTGTCGGATGCGCGAGGCCTGCCGCCCCTCGCCCAGCTGGGCCTCGGGCTCGCGGCGCTCGGCTGCATCGTCGCCCCGCCGATCGCGCTCGTGGCGGCGACGTGGACGTACGACGGACGCCTCGCGCCGGCGGCCTGGCTCGCCTGGGGTGCGATCCCGGCCGGCATCCTCGTCCTCTGGCTGCTCACCCGCCGGCGCGACGCTGCCGCGCTCGCCGCTCTCGCGCTCGCCATGGCCGCCGGGCTCCACGTCTTCCACACGGTCGCGCTGCCACGCCTCGCCGACGTCGTCAGCATGGCGCCGCTCGCGGCCGCGGCGCGCGCGCACGTTCCGCCCGACGCGAACGTGCCCATCGTCGCCTACGAGATCCGTGCGGCGTCGCTGAGCTTCGCCCTGGAGCGCCCCGTCCGCCACCTCCACCGGCCGCGGCAGATCGCCCGGCTGCGAGTGCGCCACCCATTGGTCCTGGTCGCGACCACCCGGCGACACCGCGACGTCCTCGACCGCGCCGGCCCCTGGTACGTGTGGTGGGAGGGCCCCCGACGGCTGCTCCTCGGCTCCGTACCACGTCCGACCGCGGCGCCCGGCACGCCGTAG
- a CDS encoding NAD(+) synthase, whose amino-acid sequence MDPGFLDVRRHGFARVAVCVPAMRVADPAWNADAHLRLLRQAHAEGAVYAVCPELGLSAYTCGDLLFQEPLLDAVRTALATIARATADLDLCLSVGLPLRVEGALYNCAATLYGGRVLAVAPKAYPPNYREFYELRWFQPAATARVDTTDLLGERVPFGTDVLLALPHVPDFVLHTEVCEDLWTPVPPSARAALAGATVLANLSASNVTVAKFEYRRALVQMAAAKHLAVQLYSAAGFGESSADLAWDGHGMIADRGELVAETERFARDGSFAVADVDLLALAQDRMRQTSFAQNAAQYAVAARRVAATPVRDPRPGDVWHALRRTVRPLPFVPDDPAQRTARCREIFAIQATALARRLDALPPDARRLVLGVSGGRDSTLALLVAVHAVDLVGLARHDVVAVTMPGFGTSDATHRAARALATALGITLRETDIRPLADATFAAVGHDPAVEDVTFENVQAWTRKMLLFAVASRERGIDVGTGDLSEAALGFATYGGDHMSHYGVNAGVPKTLVSELIRWSAEVPFAGEPAVAAVLRDVLALPISPELLRPTAAGDIAQRSEDLVGPYELHDFFLYHILRFGFGPRRVARLALAAFGDRYAIGEIRRWLIVFVRRFFASQFKRDCQPGAPKVGSGGSLSPRGDWRMPADASPAAWLADAEGIPEA is encoded by the coding sequence GTGGATCCCGGGTTCCTCGACGTCCGCCGGCACGGCTTCGCGCGCGTCGCCGTGTGCGTGCCGGCGATGCGTGTCGCCGATCCCGCCTGGAACGCCGACGCGCATCTGCGGCTCCTGCGCCAGGCACACGCCGAGGGAGCGGTCTACGCCGTCTGCCCGGAGCTCGGGCTGTCCGCGTACACGTGCGGCGACCTCCTCTTCCAGGAGCCGCTGCTCGACGCCGTGCGCACCGCCCTCGCCACGATCGCGCGCGCCACCGCCGACCTCGATCTGTGTCTCTCCGTCGGGCTCCCGCTGCGCGTCGAAGGCGCCCTCTACAACTGCGCGGCGACGCTCTACGGCGGCCGAGTCCTCGCCGTGGCGCCGAAGGCCTATCCGCCGAACTACCGCGAATTCTACGAGCTGCGCTGGTTCCAGCCCGCGGCGACGGCACGCGTCGACACGACCGACCTGCTCGGCGAGCGCGTCCCCTTCGGCACGGACGTCCTGCTGGCGCTCCCGCACGTCCCCGACTTCGTCCTCCATACGGAGGTCTGTGAGGATCTCTGGACGCCCGTCCCGCCCAGCGCCCGCGCCGCGCTCGCCGGCGCCACCGTGCTCGCCAACCTCTCCGCGTCGAACGTCACCGTCGCCAAGTTCGAGTACCGTCGCGCGCTCGTGCAGATGGCCGCGGCGAAGCATCTCGCGGTGCAGCTCTACTCGGCCGCCGGATTCGGCGAGTCGTCGGCCGACCTCGCCTGGGACGGCCATGGGATGATCGCGGATCGCGGCGAGCTCGTTGCCGAGACCGAGCGCTTCGCACGCGACGGCAGCTTCGCGGTCGCCGACGTCGACCTCCTGGCGCTGGCGCAGGACCGCATGCGCCAGACGTCGTTCGCACAGAACGCGGCGCAGTACGCGGTGGCGGCCCGACGCGTGGCGGCGACGCCGGTACGCGACCCGCGTCCCGGCGACGTCTGGCATGCGCTGCGCCGCACCGTGCGGCCGCTGCCCTTCGTCCCCGACGATCCGGCACAGCGCACCGCGCGCTGCCGCGAGATCTTCGCGATCCAGGCGACCGCCCTGGCGCGCCGCCTCGACGCCCTTCCTCCGGACGCCCGCCGGCTCGTCCTCGGCGTCTCCGGCGGTCGCGACTCGACGCTCGCGCTCCTCGTGGCCGTCCACGCCGTCGACCTCGTCGGGCTGGCGCGTCACGACGTCGTCGCGGTGACCATGCCGGGCTTCGGCACGTCCGACGCCACCCATCGCGCCGCCCGCGCGCTCGCTACGGCGCTCGGCATCACGCTGCGCGAGACCGACATCCGCCCGCTGGCCGACGCGACCTTCGCCGCCGTCGGCCACGATCCGGCGGTCGAGGACGTCACGTTCGAGAACGTCCAGGCCTGGACGCGCAAGATGCTGCTCTTCGCCGTCGCCTCGCGCGAGCGCGGCATCGACGTGGGCACCGGCGATCTGTCGGAAGCGGCGCTCGGCTTCGCGACCTACGGCGGCGACCACATGTCGCACTACGGCGTCAACGCCGGCGTGCCGAAGACGCTCGTCTCCGAGCTCATCCGATGGTCGGCCGAGGTGCCGTTCGCCGGCGAGCCGGCCGTCGCCGCGGTGCTGCGCGACGTGCTCGCCCTGCCCATCAGCCCGGAGCTGCTGCGGCCCACCGCCGCCGGGGACATCGCGCAACGCTCGGAAGACCTCGTCGGCCCGTACGAGCTACACGATTTCTTTCTCTACCACATCCTGCGCTTCGGCTTCGGGCCGCGCCGCGTGGCCCGGCTGGCGCTGGCGGCTTTCGGCGACCGCTATGCGATCGGCGAGATCCGGCGCTGGCTGATCGTGTTCGTCCGCCGCTTCTTCGCGAGCCAATTCAAACGCGACTGTCAGCCCGGCGCGCCGAAGGTCGGCTCGGGCGGCTCGCTCTCGCCGCGCGGCGACTGGCGCATGCCCGCCGACGCGTCGCCGGCCGCCTGGCTTGCCGACGCCGAGGGCATCCCGGAAGCGTAG
- a CDS encoding NAD(P)H-quinone oxidoreductase has protein sequence MRAVIVRQPGDESVLALGEVPAPLLGPADVRIRVATAAVNRADLLQRQGLYPPPPGVTDVLGLECAGEVIEIGADVRDVAVDTRVMALLPGGGYAEEVAVDHGSVMPVPDALTDEEAAGVPEVFLTAFANLFLPRLGALQAGESALVHGGGGGVGTAAIVLLRETGNPCFVTVGSAEKGRRCEALGASLALDYTAGDFADAVRARTDGRGVDVVLDHVGATYLEPNLRALAVGGRLVVIGLMGGGTFAELDLGALLLRRQSVIGSTLRSRPTAEKSDVVRAFLDRFGAALRAGRLRPPIDAVLPLADVAEAHRRMQASAHFGKIVLRVR, from the coding sequence GTGCGGGCGGTCATCGTGCGGCAACCGGGCGACGAGAGCGTGCTCGCGCTGGGCGAGGTGCCGGCGCCGCTGCTCGGGCCGGCCGACGTCCGCATCCGCGTCGCGACCGCGGCGGTGAACCGCGCCGACCTGCTGCAACGCCAGGGCCTCTACCCGCCTCCGCCGGGCGTCACCGACGTGCTCGGGCTCGAGTGCGCCGGCGAGGTGATCGAGATCGGCGCGGACGTGCGCGACGTCGCCGTCGACACGCGCGTCATGGCGCTGCTCCCCGGCGGCGGCTATGCGGAAGAGGTCGCCGTCGATCATGGCAGCGTCATGCCCGTGCCCGACGCCCTCACCGACGAGGAAGCGGCCGGCGTCCCCGAGGTGTTCCTCACCGCCTTCGCGAACCTCTTCCTGCCGCGGCTCGGCGCCCTGCAGGCGGGTGAGTCCGCGCTCGTCCATGGCGGCGGTGGCGGCGTGGGCACGGCGGCCATCGTGCTGCTGCGTGAAACCGGCAACCCGTGCTTCGTCACCGTCGGAAGCGCCGAGAAGGGCCGGCGCTGCGAGGCCCTCGGCGCCAGCCTCGCGCTCGACTACACCGCCGGCGACTTCGCCGACGCGGTCCGCGCGCGCACCGACGGCCGCGGCGTCGACGTCGTGCTCGATCACGTCGGCGCGACCTACCTCGAGCCCAACCTGCGTGCGCTCGCCGTCGGCGGCCGCCTCGTGGTCATCGGCCTCATGGGCGGCGGCACGTTCGCCGAGCTCGATCTGGGCGCGCTGCTGCTGCGACGTCAGAGCGTCATCGGCTCGACGCTGCGCAGTCGCCCGACCGCGGAGAAATCGGACGTGGTGCGGGCCTTCCTCGATCGCTTCGGCGCTGCGCTGCGGGCCGGGCGTCTGCGCCCCCCGATCGACGCCGTGCTGCCCCTCGCCGACGTCGCGGAGGCGCACCGGCGCATGCAGGCGAGCGCGCACTTCGGCAAGATCGTGCTGCGCGTGCGCTGA
- the maf gene encoding septum formation protein Maf, with protein MGSTSASCVLASASPRRRDLLAALGVGFDRVVTALDERAIAAGRAPAAGALAVAVAKAEAAPADARPILAADTIVVLGDDVLGKPHGADDAAAMLTRLGAREHDVITAVALRAGTVLRTAIRTSRVQMRAYTPTEIAAYVATGSALDKAGAYGIQDEPFRPVAAIIGCWCNVMGLPLWTAVRLLDDAGCAVSRRPDQAFPRCASCPLAADPG; from the coding sequence ATGGGATCCACGTCGGCATCCTGCGTGCTCGCCTCGGCCTCGCCGCGCCGTCGCGATCTGCTGGCGGCGCTGGGCGTCGGGTTCGACCGCGTCGTCACCGCGCTCGACGAGCGGGCGATCGCCGCGGGCCGCGCCCCCGCCGCCGGCGCGCTCGCCGTCGCCGTCGCGAAGGCCGAGGCGGCGCCTGCGGACGCGCGTCCGATCCTCGCGGCCGACACGATCGTCGTGCTGGGCGACGACGTGCTCGGCAAGCCGCACGGCGCCGACGACGCGGCCGCGATGCTGACGCGCCTCGGCGCGCGCGAGCACGACGTGATCACCGCGGTCGCCCTGCGCGCGGGCACGGTGCTGCGTACGGCGATCCGCACGAGCCGGGTGCAGATGCGCGCCTACACCCCGACCGAGATCGCCGCCTACGTCGCCACCGGGAGCGCCCTCGACAAGGCGGGCGCCTACGGCATCCAGGACGAGCCGTTCCGTCCCGTCGCTGCCATCATCGGGTGCTGGTGCAACGTCATGGGCCTGCCGCTGTGGACGGCGGTGCGCCTGCTCGACGACGCCGGCTGCGCGGTGTCGCGGCGACCGGATCAGGCGTTCCCGCGCTGCGCGTCGTGTCCGCTCGCTGCCGATCCGGGGTGA
- the gluQ gene encoding tRNA glutamyl-Q(34) synthetase GluQRS has translation MTRYRGRFAPSPTGDLHLGSAATALLAWLSARAAGGAFVLRVEDLDAPRVVDGAERRQLEDLRWLGLAWDEGPDVGGPVAPYRQSERLARYADAATRLEAAGLAYRCDCSRREIARVASAPHGDDGPRYPGTCRDRDPRARPWRRPPALRLRVPAGPVVVVDALAGRVVEDVAATIGDFVLRRGDGAFAYQLAVVVDDLAMGITEVVRGHDLLTSAPRQVLLARLLGGTPPGFAHAPLVVDHDGARLAKRARGMTLRDLRADGESPSGVLRRLATLLDLGPGDTPADLLRGFDRTRLRGRTSVRLPPSGAT, from the coding sequence CTGACCCGCTACCGCGGCCGCTTCGCACCCTCGCCCACCGGCGACCTGCATCTCGGCTCGGCGGCGACCGCACTGCTCGCGTGGCTCTCGGCGCGCGCTGCGGGCGGCGCCTTCGTCCTGCGCGTCGAGGATCTCGACGCGCCGCGCGTCGTCGATGGCGCGGAGCGGCGGCAGCTCGAGGACCTGCGCTGGCTCGGCCTCGCCTGGGACGAGGGGCCCGACGTCGGCGGTCCCGTCGCCCCCTATCGCCAGTCCGAGCGTCTGGCCCGCTACGCCGACGCTGCGACGCGCCTCGAAGCCGCCGGGCTGGCCTACCGCTGCGACTGCTCGCGTCGCGAGATCGCCCGCGTCGCCAGCGCTCCCCACGGCGACGACGGGCCGCGCTATCCCGGCACCTGCCGCGATCGCGATCCGCGCGCGCGCCCGTGGCGCCGCCCGCCCGCGCTGCGCCTGCGTGTCCCCGCCGGACCCGTCGTCGTCGTCGACGCCCTCGCCGGCCGGGTCGTCGAGGACGTCGCGGCGACGATCGGCGACTTCGTGCTCCGCCGCGGCGACGGCGCGTTCGCCTACCAGCTCGCGGTCGTGGTGGACGACCTCGCGATGGGCATCACGGAGGTCGTGCGGGGCCACGATCTGCTCACCTCGGCCCCGCGGCAGGTGCTCCTCGCGCGCCTCCTCGGCGGCACGCCGCCCGGGTTCGCCCATGCCCCGCTCGTGGTCGACCACGACGGTGCCCGCCTCGCCAAGCGCGCGCGCGGCATGACGCTGCGCGACCTGCGCGCCGACGGCGAGAGCCCGAGCGGCGTGCTTCGCCGTCTCGCGACGCTCCTAGACCTCGGACCGGGCGACACGCCCGCCGACCTCCTGCGCGGCTTCGACCGCACGCGCCTGCGCGGCCGCACGAGCGTACGCCTGCCGCCGTCAGGCGCGACCTGA
- a CDS encoding glycosyltransferase family 39 protein yields the protein MSRDPAADAAVCGLLLLATACATGLALGVAGVFSLAPIATLAALAGVAGWWWRPRDGVPRSSPARWWEPLLVFLVAVVFYLPGYDVVVYGSDATAYLDVGAYLARTGSLAIADPVLDRMPVPLQRRVFPVAVPGEVPGLYRSIAGLVFDGYASPVWSTFSALPSVWLGLGWAAGGETGARAVTPLLGATGVTAVFLLVRRLAGRTTAWLAAVLLGMALPQVFFARLPMGEVGGQAFLWLALVAFQRYHDTRAPVAAIACGAGLGLATVARIEYALFLPLALLLGEIAGRGWRTRLPALALPLVVLGLIWATVATLVLVPTHYRAALAWTLDLRRMAAAGAAAPWQGALLAVSALAAAAFLWQLRGRGALMRIGFVVLLAAWAALYIGLGRSRAAGGALWWLPDYVGWGATVLAVPGLLWLAWRGPDGPSGRLALLLAAVTGAHLVLDLHAAGAAVWAGRRLLPVVLPVLCWGVASVVVTIGARLRGLGVAVAVVVLVLAARPVRALVDANYWEGAGAQVASLAARFPVGTVLLLDASLRETLLDVGLWLVHGRTSIVLPGPSGQLETVPALLVAAKRTRVFLLSHGMTPMPDRPGLRFVPVEGGSLKLRLPGGATGRTVLLPVKAFEVFFARAKPAEPK from the coding sequence GTGTCGCGCGATCCCGCCGCCGACGCGGCCGTCTGCGGGCTCCTCCTGCTCGCGACGGCTTGTGCGACCGGTCTCGCCCTCGGCGTCGCTGGCGTATTCTCGCTCGCGCCGATCGCGACGCTTGCGGCGCTCGCCGGCGTCGCGGGATGGTGGTGGCGGCCGCGCGACGGCGTGCCGCGATCGTCGCCCGCCCGCTGGTGGGAGCCGCTGCTCGTCTTCCTCGTCGCGGTCGTGTTCTACCTGCCCGGCTACGACGTGGTGGTCTACGGGTCGGACGCGACCGCCTACCTCGACGTCGGCGCCTACCTCGCGCGCACGGGCTCGCTCGCGATCGCCGATCCGGTGCTGGATCGCATGCCGGTGCCGCTCCAGCGTCGCGTCTTTCCGGTCGCGGTGCCGGGCGAGGTGCCCGGTCTCTATCGCAGCATCGCCGGGCTCGTGTTCGACGGCTACGCCTCGCCGGTGTGGTCGACGTTCAGCGCCCTGCCGTCCGTATGGCTCGGTCTCGGTTGGGCGGCGGGCGGCGAAACGGGAGCGCGCGCCGTGACGCCGCTCCTCGGTGCGACGGGCGTGACCGCCGTCTTCCTTCTCGTCCGTAGGTTGGCCGGGCGCACGACGGCGTGGCTCGCGGCCGTGCTGCTCGGCATGGCGCTCCCGCAGGTGTTCTTCGCACGCTTGCCGATGGGCGAGGTGGGCGGGCAGGCGTTCCTGTGGCTCGCGCTCGTTGCGTTCCAGCGCTACCACGATACGCGGGCACCGGTCGCAGCGATCGCCTGCGGCGCCGGCCTGGGGCTCGCGACCGTCGCACGCATCGAGTACGCGCTCTTTCTCCCGCTCGCGTTGCTGCTCGGCGAGATCGCCGGCCGCGGATGGCGTACGCGTCTTCCCGCGCTCGCGCTCCCGCTCGTCGTCCTCGGACTGATCTGGGCCACCGTCGCGACCCTCGTCCTGGTGCCCACGCACTATCGTGCCGCCCTCGCGTGGACGCTGGACCTCCGGCGCATGGCGGCCGCGGGTGCGGCGGCGCCCTGGCAGGGAGCCCTGCTCGCTGTCTCGGCGCTCGCGGCCGCGGCCTTCCTCTGGCAGCTCCGCGGCCGGGGCGCGCTGATGCGGATCGGCTTCGTCGTCCTGCTCGCGGCGTGGGCGGCGCTGTACATTGGTCTCGGGCGCTCGCGTGCCGCCGGCGGCGCGCTCTGGTGGCTCCCCGACTACGTCGGCTGGGGGGCGACGGTGCTCGCGGTGCCGGGGCTGCTGTGGCTCGCCTGGCGCGGACCCGACGGCCCGAGCGGACGGCTCGCGCTGCTGCTCGCCGCGGTCACGGGCGCTCACCTCGTGCTCGACCTCCACGCGGCGGGCGCCGCGGTGTGGGCGGGCCGGCGCCTGCTGCCGGTCGTGCTTCCGGTCCTCTGTTGGGGCGTCGCGAGCGTCGTCGTGACGATCGGCGCGCGCCTGCGCGGGCTGGGCGTCGCCGTCGCGGTCGTGGTGCTCGTACTCGCTGCGCGCCCCGTGCGCGCGCTGGTCGACGCCAACTACTGGGAGGGCGCCGGTGCCCAGGTCGCCAGCCTCGCGGCGCGCTTTCCCGTCGGCACCGTATTGCTGCTCGACGCCTCGCTGCGCGAGACGCTGCTCGACGTCGGTCTCTGGCTCGTCCACGGGCGCACCAGCATCGTGCTGCCGGGACCGTCCGGTCAGCTGGAGACGGTTCCTGCGCTGCTCGTCGCGGCGAAGCGCACACGCGTGTTCCTGCTGTCGCACGGCATGACGCCGATGCCCGACCGCCCCGGATTGCGCTTCGTGCCGGTGGAGGGGGGCTCGCTCAAGCTTCGTCTACCCGGCGGTGCGACCGGCCGGACCGTGCTCCTGCCGGTGAAGGCGTTCGAGGTCTTCTTCGCGCGGGCCAAGCCCGCCGAGCCGAAATGA
- the infA gene encoding translation initiation factor IF-1: protein MARDDLIQIKGTIVEALAGGNYRVKGDNGMEFLAKIGGRMRRYHIRVIAGDRVTIAVSPYDPTHGLIVFRGG from the coding sequence TTGGCTCGCGACGACCTCATTCAGATCAAGGGCACCATCGTCGAGGCGCTCGCCGGGGGAAACTACCGGGTGAAGGGCGACAACGGCATGGAATTCCTCGCCAAGATCGGCGGCCGGATGCGCCGGTATCACATCCGCGTGATCGCGGGGGATCGTGTGACGATCGCCGTCTCGCCGTACGATCCGACCCACGGCCTCATCGTCTTCCGCGGCGGCTGA
- a CDS encoding carboxymuconolactone decarboxylase family protein, with product MTQHDDDWMARGREIAARLWGVQAGAQLLPAQRLAPEFFGLVTQFVFGMFWSRPGLDTRSRSLCTVAQLAALGRTDELKAHLYGALNLGITREELIEVLMQTACYAGVPAAVQALNAAADVLGTPQP from the coding sequence ATGACGCAGCACGACGACGATTGGATGGCCCGCGGCCGCGAGATCGCGGCCCGCCTCTGGGGGGTGCAGGCCGGTGCCCAGCTGCTGCCGGCGCAGCGACTCGCTCCGGAGTTCTTCGGCCTCGTGACGCAGTTCGTCTTCGGAATGTTCTGGTCCCGGCCGGGGCTCGACACCCGCAGCCGTAGCCTGTGCACCGTCGCCCAGCTCGCGGCGCTCGGCCGCACCGACGAGCTGAAGGCGCACCTCTACGGCGCCCTCAATCTCGGCATCACGCGCGAAGAGCTGATCGAGGTCCTCATGCAAACGGCCTGCTACGCCGGCGTGCCCGCCGCGGTGCAGGCCCTGAACGCCGCCGCCGACGTGCTGGGGACTCCGCAGCCCTGA